From the Candidatus Omnitrophota bacterium genome, the window ATCACCACGTCTTTCGGCGTCGCTTTGGGTTTGAAGGGATTGACCGAATTGAGCAGCTCGATAAAAGCGTTGGACTGTTGTTGTTTTATCTCAAGAACAATGTACTGCTGCGCGCGCAGCCGCTCCACCGCGCCCCTTTGATCATTTGCCTCAAGTGTGCCTTCGAGCGTTCCGCCTTTTGCCGTGCGTACTTTATAAGCAAAAACCATATTATAACACCCCTCTGCCCATAAGCCTTTTTATCTCCTCAACATCGTTGGATGAAGCATACACCTGTTCTTTTGTGATATATCTTTTTTTATAGGCGTCATAAAGAGCCGTGTTTTTGGTCTGCATGCCGAATCTTCCGCCCGACTGCATGGCGGAGGCGGCCTGCTCCGCTTTTTCCTCGCGTATCATATTTCTGATAGCCGGCGTTACAAGCAGGGCCTCGCAAACCATCGCGCGGCCGCCTCCCTGTTTTTTCAGCAGCTCCTGGCAGAACACGGCCTGGAGCACAAAAGAAAGCTGACTCCTTATCTGCGGCTGCTGATGAGGAGGAAACACGTCAATTATTCTGTTTATGGACTGCACGGCATCCGGCGTGTGGAGAGTCGCGAAAGCAAGATGTCCGGTTTCGGCCACGGTCAGCGCCGCCTCAATCGTTTCAAGGTCGCGCATCTCACCGATAAGAATAATATCGGGATCCTGACGCATCACATGTTTCAGCGAAGCGGAGAAAGTTTCGGTGTCGGCGCCGACTTCCCTTTGAGAAACAAGACATTTTTTGTGCGAATGGACATATTCGATGGGGTCCTCTATCGTAACAATATGAGAACTCCTGTTTTCATTCAGATAGTTTATGATCGAGGCGAGCGTCGTTGATTTGCCCGAACCCGTAGGGCCCGTCACAAGGACAAGCCCGGTGCGCATTTTGACGATCTGATGAATGAGAGGCGGGAGGCCCAGCTCCTCAAAAGTCATAAAATCATAGGGGATGGCCCTCATGGCCGCGCAAACGGCCCCGCGCTGACGGTACACATTCATTCTTATTCTTCCCAGGCCCTTGATTCCGAAACCGAGATCGAGCTCGCTCTCCGATTCAAATTTGGCTTTCTGTTTTTCCGTCAGTAAACTGTAAACGAGCACCTGGGTGTCTTCGGGAGAAAGCGGCTCATAGTCCATCTGCACCACTTCGCCGTCAAGCCGTATCGCGGGCGGACAACCGTCTATGATATGAAGATCTGACGCCTTCTTATCCATCATTTCTTTTAAAAGCTGATCAATGCCTACCATCAATATCTCCTTTTAACCGCCGGTCAAGGCGCGGCGTTTAGTCCGTATCGGTGAAAGTCACGCGCATCACTTCTTCAAGCGTCGTCACACCGTTAAGCAATTTCCAAACCGCCGCCTCTCTCAATGTCTTCATGCCGTTCTCTCTGGCCATCTGTTTAAGAAGATGAGTCGGAGCGCGCTCGAGCACCAGATCTCTTATTTTATCATTGATTTCCATAACTTCATAGCAGGCGTTTCTGCCTTTGTAACCCGTGTTGGAACAAAGATCACAGCCGGTGCCGCGGGAAAGCATAACTTTTGATTTCCCATCCACCATTTCCGGAGTGATGCCCAGATGTTTTATTTTGTCGTATTCCACCTCAAACTGCTCCTTGCATCGTGGACAAATTAACCGCACGAGCCTCTGGGCTATCACCATGACTATCGTTGATGTCGTCAGAAAGGGCTCAATGCCCATGTTATTGAGCCGCGTCATGGAACCAGGGGCGTCATTCGTGTGCAGCGTGGAAAAAACAAGGTGACCCGTCAGCGCGGCGTTTATGGCGATCTCGGCCGTTTCGGCGTCGCGGATTTCACCGACCATTATGATATCGGGATCCTGACGGAGAAAGGATTTAAGCCCTTCCGCGAAAGTCAGACCTATGTCGGCGTTGGCCTGCACCTGATTGATTCCCTCAAGAACATATTCGACAGGGTCTTCTATCGTCATTATGTTCACATCCGGCTTGTTTAAGGTGGTGAGAGTGGAATAAAGTGTCGTAGATTTTCCGGAGCCGGTAGGGCCTGTCACAAGGACAATGCCGTAGGGAACATCTATGTTTTTATGGTATATTTTGAGCGACTGCTCATCAAAACCCAGAAGGGTGAGATCGAGCTTCAGCGATTCGGGATCCAGAAGACGCATCACGATTTTCTCGCCGAAGGCTGTCGGCAGAACCGATACACGCAGATCTATACCCTTGTTCTGCACTTTTATCTTGATCCTTCCGTCCTGGGGAAGGCGGTGCTCGGCGATATCCAGCTTCGCCATGATCTTGAGACGGCTAGCCAGAGCATTCTGAAGTTTTTTCGGCGGCGCTGTCACCTCGTGTAAAACGCCGTCAATTCGGTATCGCACCCGCAGCGATGTTTCAAACGGTTCTATGTGAATATCACTGGCGCCTGCTGTCACGGCGCCGCCCAGGATCAAGTTGACTATCTTGATCACGGGAGCGTCTTCTCCCTGGGCTTCCAGCGCTATTATATCGGAACCGGTGTCCTGTTCTTTTACCAGTTCAACATCATCTTCGGAACCCTCGGGAGCGTCCATTTCTTTCAGAATATCCGCCATGGAACCCTTGGCTCCGTAGTATTTGTCTATGGCGTTTTTTATTTCAGCTTCGCTGGCTATCACAACTTTTATGTTTCTGCCGGTCATCATCTTCAGATCATCAACAGCGAAAACATTGGCGGGATCGCTCATGGCGAT encodes:
- a CDS encoding PilT/PilU family type 4a pilus ATPase — translated: MVGIDQLLKEMMDKKASDLHIIDGCPPAIRLDGEVVQMDYEPLSPEDTQVLVYSLLTEKQKAKFESESELDLGFGIKGLGRIRMNVYRQRGAVCAAMRAIPYDFMTFEELGLPPLIHQIVKMRTGLVLVTGPTGSGKSTTLASIINYLNENRSSHIVTIEDPIEYVHSHKKCLVSQREVGADTETFSASLKHVMRQDPDIILIGEMRDLETIEAALTVAETGHLAFATLHTPDAVQSINRIIDVFPPHQQPQIRSQLSFVLQAVFCQELLKKQGGGRAMVCEALLVTPAIRNMIREEKAEQAASAMQSGGRFGMQTKNTALYDAYKKRYITKEQVYASSNDVEEIKRLMGRGVL
- the pilB gene encoding type IV-A pilus assembly ATPase PilB; this encodes MGKKRLGDLLVDVGIISAEQLQTVLQEQKERGGKLGQILMAMGFITEDVLLAFLGKQCNVSYVSLNEYGDIPESVIQTVPETIVRHQKLIPIALEGGELTIAMSDPANVFAVDDLKMMTGRNIKVVIASEAEIKNAIDKYYGAKGSMADILKEMDAPEGSEDDVELVKEQDTGSDIIALEAQGEDAPVIKIVNLILGGAVTAGASDIHIEPFETSLRVRYRIDGVLHEVTAPPKKLQNALASRLKIMAKLDIAEHRLPQDGRIKIKVQNKGIDLRVSVLPTAFGEKIVMRLLDPESLKLDLTLLGFDEQSLKIYHKNIDVPYGIVLVTGPTGSGKSTTLYSTLTTLNKPDVNIMTIEDPVEYVLEGINQVQANADIGLTFAEGLKSFLRQDPDIIMVGEIRDAETAEIAINAALTGHLVFSTLHTNDAPGSMTRLNNMGIEPFLTTSTIVMVIAQRLVRLICPRCKEQFEVEYDKIKHLGITPEMVDGKSKVMLSRGTGCDLCSNTGYKGRNACYEVMEINDKIRDLVLERAPTHLLKQMARENGMKTLREAAVWKLLNGVTTLEEVMRVTFTDTD